One Kineococcus radiotolerans SRS30216 = ATCC BAA-149 DNA window includes the following coding sequences:
- a CDS encoding vitamin K epoxide reductase family protein, with amino-acid sequence MADTTDRTDVEEGSDLAPEGHLSALPVSPRTRGLLLVLGGVLGFVAAFTLTVERIRLLQDPAYVPSCSFNPVLSCGSVMQTEQAAVFGFPNPLLGIAAFAVSVTLGVLVLSRTALPRWVERGYLLGITLGMVFVGWLVVQSLYSIHALCPYCVVVWAVVIPTFWTHLADGLDRGLVPVPAALRGAARTVVDYRGLLVVLSYAAVLAMVATKFWSYWSTLL; translated from the coding sequence ATGGCCGACACGACGGACCGGACCGACGTCGAGGAGGGCTCCGACCTCGCCCCCGAGGGGCACCTGTCCGCGCTGCCGGTGTCCCCGCGCACCCGCGGGCTGCTGCTGGTCCTCGGCGGCGTCCTGGGGTTCGTCGCGGCCTTCACCCTCACCGTCGAGCGGATCAGGCTCCTCCAGGACCCCGCCTACGTCCCCAGCTGCAGCTTCAACCCCGTCCTGTCCTGCGGCAGCGTCATGCAGACGGAGCAGGCGGCCGTGTTCGGGTTCCCCAACCCGCTCCTCGGCATCGCGGCCTTCGCGGTCTCGGTGACGCTCGGCGTCCTCGTGCTCTCGCGCACCGCCCTGCCCCGCTGGGTCGAGCGCGGCTACCTGCTGGGGATCACCCTCGGGATGGTCTTCGTCGGCTGGCTCGTCGTGCAGAGCCTGTACTCCATCCACGCCCTGTGCCCGTACTGCGTGGTCGTGTGGGCGGTGGTGATCCCGACCTTCTGGACCCACCTCGCCGACGGCCTCGACCGCGGGCTGGTGCCGGTGCCCGCCGCCCTGCGCGGGGCGGCGCGCACCGTCGTCGACTACCGCGGCCTGCTCGTCGTCCTCAGCTACGCCGCCGTGCTGGCCATGGTGGCCACGAAGTTCTGGTCCTACTGGTCGACCCTGCTCTGA
- the rsgA gene encoding ribosome small subunit-dependent GTPase A produces MSPGQRGPRARWDEDDVRVRPNPKGSRPRTKERPAHADAVDGFVVAVDRGRSYCLVGEGTPQQRVVRAMRARELGRQGVVVGDRVGLVGDVSGTPDTLARIVRIDERRTALRRSADDTDPIERVVVANADQLVVVTAVANPEPRSRLVDRCLVAAYVSGMQPLLCLTKGDLRPAEEVLGTWAPFGLDAVVTSRGPEGLLGLAEVRERLEGRTSVLVGHSGVGKSTLVNALVPDADRATGHVNAVTGRGRHTSTSMAALALPGGGWVIDTPGIRGFGLAHVDPEAVLRAFPDLLPGERECPRGCTHDEPDCGLDGWVAQGRAGAAGAVRLASFRRLLAARRPAREDQVGPDEPPEVPVDA; encoded by the coding sequence CTGAGCCCGGGTCAGCGCGGTCCCCGCGCGCGCTGGGACGAGGACGACGTCCGGGTCCGGCCCAACCCGAAGGGGTCGCGGCCGCGGACCAAGGAACGCCCCGCGCACGCCGACGCCGTCGACGGGTTCGTCGTCGCCGTGGACCGCGGGCGCTCGTACTGCCTGGTCGGGGAGGGCACGCCGCAGCAGCGCGTCGTGCGGGCGATGCGCGCGCGCGAGCTGGGCCGGCAGGGCGTCGTCGTGGGCGACCGCGTCGGGCTCGTGGGCGACGTGTCGGGGACCCCGGACACCCTGGCCCGCATCGTCCGCATCGACGAGCGGCGCACCGCGCTGCGCCGCTCCGCCGACGACACCGACCCCATCGAGCGGGTCGTGGTCGCCAACGCCGACCAGCTCGTGGTCGTCACCGCCGTGGCGAACCCGGAGCCCCGGTCCCGGCTGGTGGACCGGTGCTTGGTCGCGGCCTACGTGTCGGGCATGCAGCCGCTGCTGTGCCTGACCAAGGGGGACCTGCGCCCGGCCGAGGAGGTGCTGGGGACGTGGGCCCCCTTCGGGCTGGACGCCGTGGTGACCTCGCGCGGGCCGGAGGGCCTGCTGGGGCTGGCGGAGGTCCGCGAGCGCCTGGAGGGGCGCACGAGCGTGCTCGTCGGGCACTCGGGGGTCGGGAAGTCGACCCTGGTGAACGCGCTGGTGCCCGACGCCGACCGCGCCACGGGCCACGTCAACGCCGTCACCGGCCGGGGGCGGCACACCTCGACGTCGATGGCGGCGCTGGCCCTGCCGGGCGGCGGGTGGGTGATCGACACCCCGGGCATCCGCGGCTTCGGGCTGGCCCACGTCGACCCCGAGGCCGTGCTGCGCGCCTTCCCCGACCTGCTGCCCGGGGAGCGGGAGTGCCCGCGCGGCTGCACCCACGACGAACCCGACTGCGGCCTGGACGGGTGGGTCGCGCAGGGGCGCGCCGGGGCGGCGGGGGCGGTGCGGCTGGCCTCCTTCCGCCGGCTGCTGGCGGCCCGGCGGCCCGCGCGCGAGGACCAGGTCGGTCCCGACGAGCCGCCCGAGGTCCCTGTCGACGCCTGA
- the hisN gene encoding histidinol-phosphatase, producing MPAPTTAPAGQRPRYDDDLRLAHVIADQVDGVTTDRFKAQDLRVDTKPDLTPVSDADQSAEELIRSQLRRTRPRDAVLGEEFGLVGHGARQWVVDPIDGTKNFVRGVPVWATLIALLDDGEPVVGLVSAPALGRRWWAATGSGAWTGRSLSAASRMSVSAVADLSDASFAYSSLSGWEESGSLEGFLGLSRAVWRTRGFGDFWSYMLLAEGAVDIAAEPELALHDMAALVPIVTEAGGRFTSRAGVDGPHGGNAVATNGLLHEAALGFLGTPAQP from the coding sequence GTGCCCGCCCCCACGACCGCCCCCGCCGGCCAGCGCCCCCGCTACGACGACGACCTGCGCCTGGCCCACGTCATCGCCGACCAGGTCGACGGGGTGACCACCGACCGCTTCAAGGCCCAGGACCTGCGGGTGGACACCAAGCCCGACCTGACCCCCGTCAGCGACGCGGACCAGAGCGCCGAGGAGCTCATCCGCTCCCAGCTCCGGCGGACCCGCCCGCGCGACGCGGTGCTGGGCGAGGAGTTCGGCCTCGTCGGGCACGGGGCCCGGCAGTGGGTCGTGGACCCCATCGACGGGACGAAGAACTTCGTGCGGGGGGTGCCGGTGTGGGCGACGCTCATCGCCCTGCTCGACGACGGCGAGCCGGTGGTCGGGCTGGTCTCGGCGCCCGCGCTGGGCCGGCGGTGGTGGGCGGCGACGGGCTCGGGCGCCTGGACGGGACGCAGCCTGTCCGCGGCCTCGCGGATGTCGGTGAGCGCGGTGGCCGACCTGTCCGACGCGTCCTTCGCGTACTCCTCCCTCTCCGGCTGGGAGGAGTCGGGTTCGCTGGAGGGGTTCCTCGGCCTCTCCCGCGCGGTGTGGCGGACCCGCGGGTTCGGGGACTTCTGGTCCTACATGCTGCTGGCCGAGGGCGCGGTCGACATCGCCGCCGAGCCGGAGCTGGCGCTGCACGACATGGCCGCCCTGGTGCCGATCGTCACCGAGGCCGGGGGGCGGTTCACCTCCCGCGCAGGGGTCGACGGCCCGCACGGCGGGAACGCCGTCGCCACCAACGGGTTGCTGCACGAGGCCGCGCTGGGCTTCCTGGGGACCCCCG